A stretch of the Thunnus thynnus chromosome 7, fThuThy2.1, whole genome shotgun sequence genome encodes the following:
- the picalmb gene encoding phosphatidylinositol binding clathrin assembly protein b isoform X7 has translation MSGQSITDRITAAQHSVTGSAVSKTVCKATTHEIMGPKKKHLDYLIHCTNEMNVNIPQLADSLFERTTNTSWVVVFKSLITTHHLMVYGNERFVQYLASRNTLFNLSNFLDKSGLQGYDMSTFIRRYSRYLNEKAVSYRQVAFDFTKVKRGVDGVMRTMNTEKLLKTIPIIQNQMDALLDFNVNANELTNGVINAAFMLLFKDSIRLFAAYNEGIINLLEKYFDMKKTQCKEGLDIYKKFLTRMTRISEFLKVAEQVGIDRGDIPDLSQAPSSLLEALEQHLASLEGKKVKDSTAASRASTLSNAVSSLASTGMSFTKVDEREKQAALEEEQARLKALKEQRLKELSKRPSFATTDTSPISTTGGTISTAPAIDLFSTPSCSNGAVKMESDLFDLQSTFQPSMQSGSTGLPVATAWADPFTSAEAGDDSMPNLNPFLSKLVVDATHLPVVSSDGVSFPSRTSGHEMFGGNDSFFCFSSKKSCLALLAHFSV, from the exons atttgATCCACTGCACCAACGAGATGAATGTGAACATTCCCCAACTGGCTGACTCGCTGTTTGAGAGAACCACCAACACCAGCTGGGTGGTCGTGTTTAAGTCGCTTATCACCACACACCATCTCATGGTCTATGGCAACGAG CGTTTCGTCCAGTACTTGGCTTCAAGGAATACACTATTCAACCTCAGTAATTTTTTGGACAAAAGTGGGTTACAAG GTTATGACATGTCCACATTTATCAGGAGGTATAGTCGATATCTCAACGAGAAAGCTGTTTCATACAGACAGGTTGCCTTTGACTTCACGAAAGTTAAGCGAGG AGTGGATGGCGTAATGAGGACCATGAATACAGAGAAGCTGCTCAAGACCATCCCCATCATTCAGAACCAGATGGATGCCCTCCTCGATTTCAAT GTCAATGCCAACGAGCTGACTAATGGAGTCATCAACGCAGCCTTCATGCTCCTCTTCAAAGACTCTATCAGGCTCTTTGCTGCTTATAACGAAGGCATTATCAACTTGCTTG agaaatacttTGACATGAAGAAGACCCAGTGTAAAGAAGGTCTGGACATTTACAAAAAGTTTCTCACCCGGATGACCCGGATATCAGAGTTCCTCAAAGTAGCAGAg CAGGTGGGCATCGATCGAGGAGACATTCCAGACCTTTCTCAG GCTCCCAGTAGCCTTCTTGAAGCTCTGGAGCAGCACTTGGCCTCTTTAGAGGGCAAGAAAGTCAAAGACTCCACTGCAGCCAGCAG GGCCAGCACTCTGTCAAACGCAGTGTCGTCGCTGGCGAGCACGGGGATGTCTTTCACTAAAGTCGATGAGCGGGAGAAGCAAGCAGCTCTGGAAGAGGAACAGGCCCGACTCAAAGCTCTGAAG GAACAGAGGCTCAAGGAGCTCTCCAAAAGGCCCTCCTTCGCTACCACTGATACATCACCAATCTCCACCACCGGGGGCACTATCAGCACAGCGCCAGCCATCGACCTCTTCTCTACACCCAGCTGCTCTAATGG tgcCGTGAAGATGGAGAGCGACCTCTTCGACCTGCAGTCAACTTTCCAGCCGTCCATGCAGTCCGGCTCAACAGGGCTTCCAGTGGCGACAGCGTGGGCAG ATCCTTTCACCTCTGCTGAAGCTGGAGATGATTCCATGCCAAACCTTAACCCTTTCCTCTCAAAACTCGTTGTCGATGCCACTCACTTACCTGTCGTGTCTTCAGACGGTGTTAGCTTTCCCTCTAGGACATCTGGTCATGAAATGTTTGGTGGTAACGactcatttttttgtttctcctcaAAAAAGTCTTGTCTCGCTCTTCTTGCTCATTTCTCTGTATAA